ACAAATCAAAGCCTTGAATCCTTCCTTCAACCACAGTCCTGAATGAAGTCATATAGTAATATATCTTAAAGATGTCTCTAAACGCTAACCTCTCAGACCTAGTATAGCTTCGCTCGCTGCTGGAGAACCGTGCAAATTTTCAGAAATGATCTGCTTTCCTTCTCCAGCCCCGACCTAATGAAGCCCCCTGCAGTAAAGGACTGAGTCGGACCTTTAAGTCTCGGACCATCCCTTTAAACGTGGAGCTGGACTGAAGACCGGGCCTTCATCTGAACTGCTCCTAGCTACCTCGTCCTGATTCTAttgttcctctccctcctccccgttGCCTATGAATATCAGAGTTCTGGTCCGGCCTTACTGGACTAGGTCTGGACTAGGACCTGGACACCATGGGGAGGAACAGGATGGCCTTCTGGCCGGGTCCGGTCTTGGTGCCGGTCTTGTACTGTCCGGAGCGCTGTAGGGCCACGTACATCTCAGGGTACTTCTTGGAGCGGTAGGTGTTGTAGTTGTTGCTCTCCAGGCGCTCCAGGAAGTAACATTCGTCCGTCGCTCGCCTCTGTGGAcgtagagagaaagggagagagggggttgaTGAGAGATTGATTACAGTTTGGGGAATGGGAGAGCGGTGAAGGTAGAGCAGGACAATGAAGGCATTGTTCTTTCGGTTCCCTGCTTGGCTCAAGAGCATCACCGGGACAACCGGCTGTTGTTGGAAATTCGGTGAATCAACGGTTTGTCCAGGGCTGTCGTCACTAACCTTTGACAACCGACCCACCGAATACCCCAAGTACCTTCTGGTGACGAGGTGTGTGAGAGGCTAATGACTGCTGTCCAGTCATTGGGGAGACCCCTTGGACCTGAAGCCAGTAACAGATACGTGACGTCAGCGAGCCGCAAGGCATCTCCCTCAATGAGGAACTAGAAGGCTGCCTTCGTTTGGTTTGAACTCCGGTCAACCCTGAACTCCCTGAAGACCATCCTACCCTCTGGAGATAGTCAAACGGCCAACAGTAAACTGGGACATGTTGTCATGCCGACGGACTGATTATTTGAAAACTTGGCTGTCAATAAACCACTTGCTGTTCTCCTAATAGTAAAAACAACAAACCGCGGAGCGCAAACCGCGGAGCTCACTCTGTGCTTAGACAAACTAAAACCCCTCCCTAGCGCTGATTGGTCCGTACACTCTTTGGGGGTGGACGGTTGTTTTTACTTGGAGCGAGGCCAGGCTGATCCTCGGCGAGAACCTGAGATGTGAACTTGTGATCAGCAGATGTTGAACTTGTCATATCCAGATGTTCTCCTAATTCTCCATGTACCCACCGTCCACCAGAAATGCAGCCTGGGGCGGCCGCTCAATCGGCTTCACACACAGAAGGCATCTGCGTGTTCAGCACAGGAAATGCTTGGAATACATCATTAGATGCGCCCACTAaagaggtaggggttagataacCTATGGCtgaacatacagacacactgaccTCCAGGTTTAATAGTGCAAAGATGGAATTCCTGTTGTGCACATGTCTTTCTGCTAGCTTCCGTAGCTTCTTATTAGCAAGCCGGAGGAACCACCGAGCCACATCAGACCCCCGCCTCTACACTCACGGCCCCCCAGCCTAAAGCTAAGGCCACACTGCACGCGTTTTTCGGGTTAAAAAACGTGCATAACgcgcctaacttgacgcttgatcattgtgtgtcacaaaaatggttcaacgcgcctaacgcgcctgtggctgcgctggatttaggagtccgaggtaggaaacccaaacgctgccgtgtttgggtgcatgatagagcttagatcgggttagattaaaggcccactatgcaacttttttagccaaaattacattaattatgctggttgagagttattctgatggttctgcaaccatttctgggtcgtttggtgggtgtgtcattgccccatgtcacctctccaaggaaaaagcgcatatgcaacttgctctgttcggaccgacacaatccggatgtgacgcagcggaagtatcccaTCGTGCCTCGAAAAtgtcagattgtagttttgaaaatgctttacggcacagacacacacccaaacatggcaccggctagatataaacagccagttgcgaggcaattgttgcattcatcatggatcaatcgactgataagggacccaagaggcgactgtcggtggaacaaaagaagaatggaccagaaaagagatcagacacgagtgaaaggggaactatgcaacttttttggcttgatttaccttaatataacaggctaagagtcattgcgatggttctattatacattttttttcgATTGTtggttgtttcgactcccccttttGCATCTTGGCGGAggaaaggaatatgtttctgccggcgacccgccgcccactctcgcgggagtctcgggtctcgcgaagtaacgaattgctttacggcacagacccccaaacacggaaccggctcgatataaacacaagtaactaagggattgttacattcatcatagatcagccgactaaaaagagacagagaaacccaatgtcggaggaacagaagaagagaaaagggagactgaccgacagagaggccagacacgagtaaacgttgggcaagcttttcaggaatagcgtgaactgaaagaaaaagaagactgcaaatcagacgcagacttggccgtgttgcttttgaaattgaaagtacccttgggtgaactttgtcttcgtggtattcttgatattgatagtctctgtacaaatgtgtttgctcaaccattttgttgtgagccctgtaaaaattgttttctcgaccgttatgttgtgagccctgtatgtttctagcttgcttggttgcaaccatataaacaccttggtttccatgggtgttttgctgttcgtctgtctcgtcccgcagatacagactgaatccccgaatccaggttcttgtttatttagattattatgttggccaacactcttacactgattgttctgttcaacctaagataaaacaattataatctaggatataaattctccccgtcaactataaaaaaggatggatatatgtttattgcaatacaaatacaccattttaaaaatgtataaccttgcctacactttatgaacatctacttcggacatggctccacgcattcgccggcttctttgaaaacaaatgcacatggctcgcgtagaagtgcatggggaagggtcgtcaacgagttgttacgacagtgttgtaatatatctactacgaagctgtagggggcgctgtgtagagaaatgtgcgtgccaaaaccaagaaaacagcgaagaaatgcccgaagttgcatagtggttctttaaataatctcggatatgaataacaataatcgggttaaataacttcacatggtgtgactggtgtgtttccagcattcgtagtgttgatcagcagagatatagtccgccaagacgttgaggttgcttagcaaccagagacgctgtccatgcaagtgaatggagtgttccctcttcgtcataactatcaaaacAAACATCCTGAAACAttatgcacatttctcgctaaaaatgtctacataaacgcatttaatggcgtaactatgttactatttccacccagaataaagaaagatgtcggccgtatgcttctgtgcaagcgtcactactctctgccagtgacgtcgggtcaagctccacgctgattggctatcgtggctaagcatcacgcgttggagcgttgaaagttaaaTTATTTGAAccccgggcgttggtgcgttgggcgcgttactgcgtttacgtgcgtaattacgtgcgtctgccgcgtctaacgcctcgtttccacatacgtatgtttttcgtatacgtgcttccgtaaatttacggaaggagtcgctagtgttttacgtacggacatgaatttatttacggaccaAAGAttggggagcgtatgataatggccgtttttaggagaccggtactttggaacatgaggatcgacatatacagagataaaaacaaaaccaaccaggcttggaaagagatccgtgaggagtttggcctgccaggtacttacatgttttgtgaaaaacataaaaacgttcatacggtatctccgtaaaacgacggcgaaagttaaattttttgaacgtatattacggacataccggacagaaattttacggaggggaggagtctcggaggaaaaatggacattacggagaatcacataggaatgaatggactttcggtcggagatggttggatcgcatacgagaatgtacgtatgtggaaacgaggcgtaaaggccaatccatacctccggatccggacgaaattcgtccgtcgccccaaacgttgcccccggagctacccttcatacctccgtctggtttcagcgttgttatggatgttacgcaataaatcctctagagggcagtgactgtcgtttcacaaattaacggcatctacaatcgcaaacatgacaaCTGTAgcgatgattttgctttgcgtcatccgaaatcggcaaaaaaaaagtgcgaaaagtgtgcggtggcatgtgacacccctcaccaacccgcagattatctcctcaaaatgttgaccagttacaactcattgccaaagcaggggaacaataacaataaacaataaaataaaaatgtcaggtatatagtataatataagtacaaaacgtcaaatacaatatatatatatatatatataatatacatatcagatattatactactctatctattttcgcaaatggtctgacttttgactctatactgccgcctcgatttccggtggcattgctccggttctcccggagcactccggattcgtaagctcagaggcgacggacccatttacggacgaaacacctccgggaccggacgaaactgtccgtatccgtatttaccgtagggtgtgaatgggccttaacGCCCCGCGACGCATCAACGcatgtaacgcgtctacgcgcctataccaatggttccctatgcaaaaattaCGATTTCCGACGCCCCAAaccgagtaacgcggttggtgtggccgtaccttaataGCAACCACATCCAATTCAGAGTAGCAGGCATGGCCACTGGGCTGGATTGAGGAACACGTCGTCAGGATGGACCTCCCAATCCAGATAGTTCTGCTCTACAGTCACCTGGCTTCAGCTGTGTCGTACCTCTCTAGATCGTAGGTCTAGATCTCAGTGTGAGTCTAGATCCTGTGTGGTACTAGATCGTGGGTCTTGTGAAATTTTCGTTTTTCCCCATAAATTGTGTTAATTTTTTGTTTACAGCTCAACCAACAGGTTACATTTGGGAAGgcaaatgagaggagaagaagaacctTCAGAGCACCCAGTGAAGTGAGCGAGGAGCagccggaggaggaagagcagggggACTCAGGACTCACCGCTCCGAACAGCCTCCCGTCGCGGTTCATGGCCAGGTAGCGGTTAGCAGCCAGCCCCTTaatcaccacctcccccaccgaCGTGGCCTGGAGCTGCAGCCGGACTGGGGGCAGAGACACCTCGTTAGTGTGGGACAACCAGCCAATCAACAAGCTCCAATCAGCAGCTATGAAACGCTCTAGAGTGGATGGCCAATTATAAGTAAGCCCCTCCTCACCAACAGACTTCAGCTCCTCCATGAAGGCAGCATATTCAaatgacgtacacacacacacacacacacacacacacacacacacacacacacacacacacacacacacacacacacacacacacacacacacacacacacacacacacacagaaaacagtcAAACTCCTCCCTGGTTCGTAGGAGGACTCGGCTGTACTGAGTCTGGCTGCTGGGTGGGAGGTACTGGGCAGGTTGGACGGATCGTCTATCAAGCAGACATTCCTCTCTGAGAGTGGAGTTGACTCTCTGTTCTGCATCGTGTTATCCAGTGGGCAGGCGTCTCGAAGCCAGACCCAGACCACAGCTCGCTGAACTCAATGTGGGGAGAAGAGTTCCCTGAGGGAGACCAGCTGTAATTAAAGTTGTTCTTCACACTCGTCCTCTAACTTGTGTTGCAATGTTTAGGGGCATATATTAGCCCTTAGATACAGAGCTAAGGGCTATTTGAGGTGAGATGGACAATCTGGGGTAATTTCTCACTACAGACTTTTAGGGTTTTAGGCTTTCAGAGAGTCATTCAAAATGATTATCTCTCTATCATCTCTTGCATTAAATTGTTGGTCTGTTCACTGATCACCTGAATAATACCTTCAATATTTTGTGGTTCACCTTCCGGTGAACCACACAATGAGAGGGCTGTCATTCAAAGCCTGGAAGCCTGACATGAGAACCCCTTTCCCCTGAGCAGGTTAAAGGTGGAGGCTAAATACGACCGGGGGTAAAGATAGCCCAGCAGTCTCCCTTAACTCCTGAGGTAT
The window above is part of the Gadus macrocephalus chromosome 10, ASM3116895v1 genome. Proteins encoded here:
- the fgf2 gene encoding fibroblast growth factor 2, whose amino-acid sequence is MATGDITTLPATPDDGSGGFPAANFRDPKRLYCKNGGFFLRIASDGRVDGVREKTNPHIRLQLQATSVGEVVIKGLAANRYLAMNRDGRLFGARRATDECYFLERLESNNYNTYRSKKYPEMYVALQRSGQYKTGTKTGPGQKAILFLPMVSRS